From the genome of Luteibacter rhizovicinus DSM 16549:
CCTGGCCGAGCACGTGGTTGTTGAAGTACGCCGAGGTCGTGTGGTGGAGGTCGCTGGCGTCGCCGAACGGAATGCCGTCGAAGGTGATGTTGAACTGGCCATCCTGGAAGCCGCGGATGCTGATGCCTTCGTTCTTGCCAAGGCCGGGACCTTCGGGCGAGGTCACCGTCACGCTGGGTGCGTACTTGATGATGTCGTCGAAATTGGCGTTGAAGCGCAGGCCGTCGCGAATGAAACGCTCGTCGATCACCGAGGTCGGCTGGGTCGCGTCCAGCGGCGCGGCGCTCGGCGCGAGTGTATCCACGGCGTTGGCGTGTACGCTGACCGGGGCCAGCTTCTGTGCCTCGTCACGGGTGTCGATCGACGGGAGCGGCGCGGCTGCCGGCGTCGGGCCGGCCCCGACGTTTCCCGGCACGATGGTCACCGTGGTCGGCGTCACGAAGCGGTAGGTCATGCCCGTGCCGGCCAGCAAGGCAGTCAGCTGCGCGGCCGCCGGCATGCCGCCGGGCGCGGCGTGGCTGCGCAGGCCGTCAGGCACGTCGGTGCCGTAGACCACCTGCCAGCCGGCATCGTGCGCGAAGCGATCGAGCGCCTGTGCCAGTGGCATGGCGTCGATGGGCTGTGTAGCGGCGTGGGCGTCCATGGGCACGAAGGTGGTGCCCGCGATGGCGAGGGCGATGCAGAGGGCGAGCGAAGATCGCATGGCGTCACATACCTTGGAGGGGGGATCACGGAGGACAGTCATCGCTGTCCGACCCCATCTAAGAGTCCCGGCGCCGCCGGTCGGGTACCGCTCATTCGATGAATTTTTTCTTACAGCCGGGACACGTTGCCCGTGGTGACGAAACGAACGTGGTCCGCGCGGCGGTCGATGCGCACGTGGGGCAGGCCGCCGATGTAGGCGATGAAGGCCTCCGGATCGCGCGCATGGAACACGCCGCTGATGCGCTTTCGCGCGAGTTCCGGATCGTCGACGACCAGCGGTCGCGTCGCATACGCATTGAAGCGACGGGCCACCTCGGCCACCGTGGCATCGTGGAAGCGGATATCGGCGGGAAGCCATTGCGTCGCCGTCGCCACGCCAGCCTGGCCGCGGGCGGTGAGATGGCCGTCCGCGTCTACGCGGGCCGACTCACCCCCGCGAAGATCGACAATGCGATCACGTGGCGCGGCTGTGCCGGTGAGGCGTGCACGTGCCTTCGCAAACCACGGCGAGGGCAGGTTCCACACCGACACCTGTCCACTGACGACGGTGACCTGTGCGGCTTCCTCGCTGCGTTCCACGTTGAACACGGTGCCGACGTCGTCGATCTGCTGGCGACCCACCGTGACCTTCATGGGTCGGGCCGGGTCCTTGCCGATGTCGAAGGAGGCGTGGCCTTGCAGCAGCTCGATATGACGCGCATCGGCGTCGAAACGAACGAGCATGGCGCTCTGCGGTGAGAGTTGCACGACGGTGTCGTCGTCCAGGGTGACCTCGCGAACGTCGATGCCGGCGGCGTAACGGATGCCTGGAGCATCCGGGGAAGGCCAGGCTGCGGTGATGCCGCCACCGACGAGAAGGACCATCGCCGCGGCGGCTGCCCAGCGCCAGATGCGAGACGGGCGCTTTCGCGGACGGGCATCGCCGATGAATCGGCTCCCACGGAAAGCCTCCGCCTCCATCGGCCAGGATGTCTCCATCGGCGACGATACCTCCATCGGCGACGATGCTTCCTGTGGGAGCCGCTTCAGCGGCGATGCCCCTTGTGGGAGCCGCTTCAGCGGCGATGGGTGCTCGCCACCAACTCGCCCACGCAGCGCCACCACCGAACTCTCACTCGCCGCAAGCGCCGTCAAATCCCCCAGCGACATCGTCTCCGCTGCCGTCGCCGCGCGCAGGTCCCCATGCATCTGGGCCATCGCCATGTATTCGGCCACGTGCTGCGGCGAGTGACGGAGCCAGCCCATGAACCGGGCCCGCGTGCGATCGTCGGGCGACTGCTGCATGTCGAGATACCAGTTCGCCGCTTCTTCGATGAGGCGCAGGTTATTCATAACGTGCCATCCCTTGCCGACATGCGGCCAATCCCTTGACGATGTATTTCTTCACCATGCTCGACGAGATCGAAAGCTGTTCGCCGATCTCCTTGTAAGAGAGGTCGTCGCGATAGTGCATCACCAGCACGGCGCGGCACTTGGGTGAAAGACGGCCGATCAGGGTGGCCAGTCGCTGGCGGCGCAGTGTGCGATCGACATCGGCACCGGCATGGCACGGCGTGGCGAGCCGCTCGATGACCTCTTCAAGGCCCTCGCTGCTGATCGGTGCGCGCTGTTGCATCTGCGCGTGCTCCTTGACCAGGTTGGCGGCCACGGCGAACAGGTACGCCTCGGGGTTCCGTACGGCACCCGCGCCTGCATCGCCAGAACGTAGCAAGCGGAGATAGACCTCCTGCACGAGGTCTTGCGCGTCCCAGCGATGGGCGACGCGGCGGAGGAAGTAGTTGGCGAGGCTAGGCCCCTTGTCGGCCAGCAGTCGCGCCCAGCTCGGTGGGGTCTCGGCAGACACATCGGCTCCAGGGTGATCCCGGGAGCCTAGGGGCCGAATGTTGCAACTTCAGGTCAGGGCCGCCCGGACATCGGGCGGCCCTGAGGATGGCAGGGGATCGAACGATCAGCTATCGGTTGCGCACTTGTCGTTTTCGCAGGCGAAGTCGATCTCGGCGCCCTTGCCGACGGTCAGCGGGATGTTCTTTCGGGTATCGAGCACCTTGCCGTCTTTCTCAAGGGTGATGGTGTAGGTACCCACGGGGATCGGGATGATCTTGTAGCGGCCGTTGTCGCCGATCGTGGCGTGGCGCTGGGCGCCGGTAGAGCTCTTGGCGGTCACCAGTCCGCCCGCCGGACCCTGGCCGAACATGCTCGCTGTCGTGCCCTGGGCATGTACGGGCGTGATGGCGCTGGCGAACAGGGTCACGGCGGCGGAGGCGGCGATGCCGAACAGGAACGTGCGATACCCGATGCTCTTCATGGAACTCCCTTCTGCTGACGGTGGATGAACCTCGATGTTTTATTGCAAGCGGCGCACGCAAGAAAGTGCCGCTGAAGGAATGAGAGTGTTGCCCCTGGGGAATCAATGGATGATCACTTGGATGAAACGCAGAGGTCAACGCCGGCCGCGTGAATCTATGCGAGACTCCCGGCACTAGCCCGGCCCCGGCCAGGCGCGTTCGTCCACCTGCCTCGAGGAACGACACGTGAAGAAACTCATCAACGATCCGCTTCAGGTCGTCAGCGAGATGGTCGAAGGCCTCGTGCTCGCCGACGACCGTCTCACTCGCATCGCCGGTCACAACGTCGTGCTGCGCCGGGACTACGTGCAGCATGCCGCCGCGGGCAAGGTCGCCCTGATTTCCGGCGGTGGTGCCGGCCACGAGCCCGCGCACGCGGGCTATATCGGCCAGGGCATGCTCACCGCCGCCGTGGTGGGTGAAGTCTTCACCTCGCCCAGCGTCGACGCCGTCCTCGCAGCCATCCTCGCCGTGGCCGGCCCGGGCGGCGTCCTGCTCATCGTCAAGAATTACACCGGCGACCGCCTCAACTTCGGCCTGGCCGCGGAACTCGCACGCGCGGCCGGCGTGACCGTGGACCTGGTCGTGGTGGGCGACGATGTCGCGCTGGATACCGATGATGGCGCGGTCGGTCGACGCGGTATCGCCGGTACGGTGCTCGTCCACAAGGTGGCCGGTGCCGCCGCCGAGGCGGGCCTTTCGCTCGCCGAGGTCAAGCAGGAGGCGCAGGGCGCCATCGACGCCGTCTTCAGCATGGGCCTGGGCCTGGGCGCGTGCATCGTGCCCGCCGCCGGCACGCCCGGCTTCGAGCTCTCCGACAGCGAAGTCGAATACGGTCTGGGCATCCATGGCGAACGCGGCGCCAAGCGCGGCCCCATCGCCACGGCCGATGCGATGCTCGACACCTTGCTCGACCGTTTGCTGGAGCGCGGCAAATTCCGGTCCGGCGAACGCGTCGCGTTGCTGGTCAACAACCTCGGCGGCACGGCCGTGCAAGAGCTCGCCATCGTCGCTCGCCACGCGCTCCAGCGGCTGGCCGCGGCAGATGTCGAGGTGGCGATGGTGCAGGTCGGCACCTTCCTCACCGCGCTGGAAATGCCGGGCTGTTCGCTGAGCATGATGCGCCTGGACGCCGGACGCAGCGAGCGCCTGCTCGCACCCGCGACCGCCGGTGCCTGGAGCGCGCCGACGCATCCGGTGACGACGGCACCGAGCGTCGAGGCGCGCGCGGCCACGCAGGCCGCGTTGCCGGCAGGGCCGGCCTGGACGCTATCCGAGCGCCCGGCACAGTTCATTGCGTCGCTCCGCGCTGTGTCTGCTGCGTTGCAGAAGGCGGAACACACCTTGACCGAACTGGATTCCGTCGTCGGTGATGGCGACATCGGCCTGAGTCTGACGCGTGGTGCGCGCGCGGTCGACGCTGCGCTTCCCGATCTCGACAAGGTGCATCCCGCCGCTGCTTTGCACGCGCTCGCTTCGATCCTGCGTCGTGAACTCGGTGGCACGTCGGGTCCGCTGTATGCCGCCTTCGTGGTGCGTGGCGCCAGCCATCTCGCCGAGCGCGACGAGGTCGACTCACCGGCGGCCTGGGCGGCGGGCTTCCGTGCGGGCATCGAAGGCGTGCAGACCCTGGGTGGCGGCAAGGCGGGCGACCGCACCATGCTCGATGCTTTGATTCCCGCGGCCGACGCGATGGACGCCGCGATCGCGCGCGGCGATGCGGCGCCTGCGATCCTTCGGGCCGCGATCGAGGCGGCGCATGCCGGCGTCGAAGCGACCCGGCAAATGCGGCCGCGACTGGGCCGTTCGTCCTATCTCGGCGAGCGCACGCTGGGTCACGCGGACCCCGGCGCTTTTGCCGTGGCGCTTTGGCTCGAAGCGATCGGCTCGGCGTCGTAAAGGAGTTGCATCCATGACATCCCAGCCCGTCATCGTCCAGCCCACCGGGCAAGGTGACTTCCAGGTCCGTGTGAACGCCCAGGGCCCTTCGTTCTTCGTCGACGAGCCGCTGGCGATGGGCGGCCTCGCCTCGGGGCCGACACCGTATGACCTGCTG
Proteins encoded in this window:
- a CDS encoding FecR family protein; amino-acid sequence: MNNLRLIEEAANWYLDMQQSPDDRTRARFMGWLRHSPQHVAEYMAMAQMHGDLRAATAAETMSLGDLTALAASESSVVALRGRVGGEHPSPLKRLPQGASPLKRLPQEASSPMEVSSPMETSWPMEAEAFRGSRFIGDARPRKRPSRIWRWAAAAAMVLLVGGGITAAWPSPDAPGIRYAAGIDVREVTLDDDTVVQLSPQSAMLVRFDADARHIELLQGHASFDIGKDPARPMKVTVGRQQIDDVGTVFNVERSEEAAQVTVVSGQVSVWNLPSPWFAKARARLTGTAAPRDRIVDLRGGESARVDADGHLTARGQAGVATATQWLPADIRFHDATVAEVARRFNAYATRPLVVDDPELARKRISGVFHARDPEAFIAYIGGLPHVRIDRRADHVRFVTTGNVSRL
- a CDS encoding RNA polymerase sigma factor; amino-acid sequence: MSAETPPSWARLLADKGPSLANYFLRRVAHRWDAQDLVQEVYLRLLRSGDAGAGAVRNPEAYLFAVAANLVKEHAQMQQRAPISSEGLEEVIERLATPCHAGADVDRTLRRQRLATLIGRLSPKCRAVLVMHYRDDLSYKEIGEQLSISSSMVKKYIVKGLAACRQGMARYE
- a CDS encoding carboxypeptidase-like regulatory domain-containing protein; amino-acid sequence: MKSIGYRTFLFGIAASAAVTLFASAITPVHAQGTTASMFGQGPAGGLVTAKSSTGAQRHATIGDNGRYKIIPIPVGTYTITLEKDGKVLDTRKNIPLTVGKGAEIDFACENDKCATDS
- the dhaL gene encoding dihydroxyacetone kinase subunit DhaL, which translates into the protein MKKLINDPLQVVSEMVEGLVLADDRLTRIAGHNVVLRRDYVQHAAAGKVALISGGGAGHEPAHAGYIGQGMLTAAVVGEVFTSPSVDAVLAAILAVAGPGGVLLIVKNYTGDRLNFGLAAELARAAGVTVDLVVVGDDVALDTDDGAVGRRGIAGTVLVHKVAGAAAEAGLSLAEVKQEAQGAIDAVFSMGLGLGACIVPAAGTPGFELSDSEVEYGLGIHGERGAKRGPIATADAMLDTLLDRLLERGKFRSGERVALLVNNLGGTAVQELAIVARHALQRLAAADVEVAMVQVGTFLTALEMPGCSLSMMRLDAGRSERLLAPATAGAWSAPTHPVTTAPSVEARAATQAALPAGPAWTLSERPAQFIASLRAVSAALQKAEHTLTELDSVVGDGDIGLSLTRGARAVDAALPDLDKVHPAAALHALASILRRELGGTSGPLYAAFVVRGASHLAERDEVDSPAAWAAGFRAGIEGVQTLGGGKAGDRTMLDALIPAADAMDAAIARGDAAPAILRAAIEAAHAGVEATRQMRPRLGRSSYLGERTLGHADPGAFAVALWLEAIGSAS